ggtcgggccctcgtgctgcttcaatagtagtagtaagcgcttctataggcactccttaaggtaaacctgcccgtttaccgtgccggtcatcacgaagggggcgctccgctttccgcaagagcagatcgcttgccacaccatgtactttttggcaagcttggatagtttctgcttgcgaatctcctccggaacgctgaatttgtcctctgcggagaagaacaacaggcccggcagctgacgaaagtccgctttgacgtaggtttcttcgtccattaccaggcaatgcggcttcgtcagcatttcggtgtacagcttccgggctcgcatcttccccaccatattttgcctttcgtcgcggttaggagccttctgaaccttgtatgtacgcaggccctctcgctgcttggtccgctggacgaatgaacttgacaaattcagcttattggtgacatcccggaccgaacttctcggatcacgtctaaactgcttaactacgcgcttgtgatcttttttactgacggagcatccatttttgccgttcttcaccttccggtcgatggttaagttctcgaagtatcgttttagtactctgctgaccgtggattggacgattcccagcatcttaccgatgtcccgatgtgacaactccggattctcgaaatgagtgcacaggattgattcacgacgctctttttcgttcgacgacatttttccaaatttacgaaaaattgacagtgaagcatggccaacgtgatctatacactcttacctgattataagcgaaagctgaagatataattcctaaaaattaaatttctacagcgttttttccgtgatgcaatttgatgtgacacaccctttatgttcaGAAATAAAACAAGCTTGAGGGACAAATcacatttatttctattcatgtTAAAGCCAAATTCAGGATTTAAAAACCCTGCTTCACCTGGAACGTGTACAATGTATGCTCATGTATGTTTCGTTATGATCCGCTTTTTCATTATCAGTGATTTTTCTCCTATCCAGATTCGAGATCTCTTAAGTATATGACAGCGAAATTCTAACATCTCACATCCTAGGATCGCTAATACTAGCACCATCGAGAAGGCCACAAGTTCGATTGCGAATTTAGCGTCTATCATTGAAATAGGCACAAATACACTATCTCCAATGCAACGCGGTTTTCGGGTATAACTAGTAGCGATTGCACGTCCCTGGTATCCAAACTCTTGTAGCTTCAGCaacctaaaaaaaatcaacattgtTACCAATCAATACTCAAGATTGGTTCCTTCATATCATCACACCCAATCTTCACATGCTCCAAGAATGGCGATTTTTTACCGATTGCGTAATAGCCATCCAAGGGACGAAGAAAGTTGATCGTCTGTAGGTTACACTTCTCGTCCTCGCCGTAATATTCGCTCATGTATTGATAAACCTGACTGGTTACGCCATGAAAGGCGTACAATCCGGCACGAATTCTATCAGCTCCTTCATTCAAGGGCACGAAATCATTGGTCGATGCAATGCGTTTGTAAATTTGCGTTCTGTAGAGTTCAGATTCCATCTGCGACGGTTTCggataaaaatataaaacatgaACATGCAAACAAGGTATGCTCACCTTCATGAAGTTCAAGTTAATGGAGCTGTTTTGAGCCGCCAGCTGCATTCCTGAGTGCAGCAGATCCTCCAAGGTGCGAATCCTATCCGAAGGCGATTGAATAAGCGCAATGATGCTGGCAGAAAAGCAAATGTACAGGAACATCAAGCTGATCAACATGACGACGTTAAGTGTACGGGAGGAAACCGATCGCGAGTTGTCTAGCGAATCTAGTTGACTGACAATGCTGATCATGTTCAACAGAACTCCACTGAAACCATCTAGGTTGTTTTTGGATTCCGATTGCTGGGTTTTCAAGCGAAAAATGATCATTTGTAAGATACTAGCAAGTAGGATGGTCATCAGAATCGATAACCAGACTTGTTTGTGGAACGATAACGCAAATACGTTATCCGTGTACGATAGCTTGGGGGATCGGAAAATAAACTTATAGTCCGTTGGACCGGTAACTGTTAAAAAACGAACATATTTGAGACGCTCCGGTGTCATGTAGTCTGGGGTTACTCCGAGACTGTTGATGTCTGTTTGAAGGAAGTTAAGTAACTCATTATCCCAACTTTTAATGCAACGAAAGTTGGTCGTTGTGTTGAGCATAATAGCCATCGTTGCAGTTAATGCTGTGCTGACTTTTGTCGCTGAGCTATCTTCGGGACCACATATGACCAAAGCATTTAGTTTGACACCATGAAGATTCCAACGACGGATAGTATTAACTTGAGCCGACAGGTTTAATTGAATGAAGTGTCCCTCTTTCCAATAGCCGAATAATTCATTAGCTGATGGATGCAGACTGGAATATTTGAAAACTTTTCTTATCTCATAGTGATCCTGAGCTTGAATCACGTAAAGAACTTCACTATTCACGGTTAAATCTAATGTTTCGAATAATTCCAagaatattttattttgatcTTCGCGACTCTTCAGTACGGTATTACTGTGCAAAAATAACCAAAATGTTGCACCGAAATCGGAACCTGAAAAGGTTAATGGTCTATTGCAAGCTAAATCCATCACAACAACCGAACGATAACCGGATGAACTTCCCGCATTCGCGAAACTGAGTCTTTCACTTTCGAAAAGTAATTTGATTATTCTATGGTTCTCTTGAGGATCCCAACAGGTCTTAAACGATACTTGCAGTGGTTGCTTCCAGTGAAGCAATAAATTTATGATCAACGAATTTGAATAACCATTCACAAGCATGCATTGATACGATCCAATCGTCAGGAGGACCAATACAAAGATTTTCAAATGCATTTTGAACAGATTCTTTGTGAGCTCCTTAATTTATATGAAGATTGGTGGTATCCATGGTTGGTCTATTAAGGTGATTAAGTGATTATTGCCAACATATGATTAGTTGCTAATTTGAGAAAAACATTGTTCCAATAAACTACGTGATTTTATTATCATAAACATAGAAAATAATACATTCGAAagcttattattattgaattgtTGATCCTACATTGACGAAACATTATCTAGGATCGTTATAATGCCGCACGCAATCCGAGCCCCAACAGTGTCCTCTTCACCTTGGAATGAAACCGGATTGTTGATGGACAGGTCCGGGAAGCGATAGATTTCGGAAGGCTTCTCGTGGATCACTATCGATCGGCCGACAATTCCCGCGTATCCGAACAAATTGATGTACGGACTGTGGAAGTCAATCACCGCACTGCCGTCCTCTTTCACATCAATATTCCCAATCTGAAAGGATCCAAAAAAGAATGGCGGTTCAATGTTTGCAGCAGCCGTAAACGAGAGTGTCACTTGCAATACTGCTCCTAAAATGTGGTCCAGTTGATTTGCAACCTTCTCTCATGTCCCCGAAGGCATGCACATGGACGGCGTGTTTGCCCGTTGGCAGTCCGGTTACATTAATGACGGTTTCGACGTGTCCCGGAGCCCATTGCTTGAACGAGATGACTCCCATTATCTGCTGTTCCGGATTATCCGCCACGAGTGTAGCCCCCGCTCGCCAGGATGGTTGGGGCTGCAAGAGAAAGTAGGGCATATAccgaaaaacaaaatatattttatatttttcattttgtccATCCTGAATTATTAATGTCCGAAAAAAAGGATTCCTTGGCGATTTTGTCGAATATATCCATTTTTGAACATTTGTAATTTTTGAGAGCTTCCTAATATTACAGTTTTACGCAGTATTACGTTTAACAGAAAGGCTGTAAAACAAAAATCTGAAGAGTGAGCTTGTAACgtaaaatgaaagattttgaacgcttacaactcgagcatttctttaTAGATCGCATAGATGTTTGCATTActcgattgaaaatatttttatgaaTCCATCACAACAAAAGTATTATTCTGatgaaataaacaattgaagaaaagaaaaatgtcaagtATTATTTAAACGAAAATCCCCCATTCTGTCGGCCCAATTTGAGTCACTCAAATTGTGTTGACCAAAACGTACGACTAACATAGTAATGAAAAATATTGCCGTTGCTGTGGCAAATCGTCAGCTTATGATTTGCTATCGTGTTGAGCGGACATGCGAAGTTGTTtgcttcagaatgcattctcaggATATGCACTATGTGAACCGTGCAGTGCAGAACTTGCACTGGCGCACGGGAGCAAGGCAGAAGAGAAATGTTAAGttgaataattttcatttatacttttatttttcaatagatCTTATCCATCCAGCCATCGATATCGACGAAAGTGTTTACGCCTACATTTATTACctatcaaatttattttatagcAACATTATGTACCTGCGATTAGGATTGAAACATTTAGAacccggaattacaaaaccagttgtatctcggAATTAGTTAGAGGTACCGTCGATGGGAGTGGAAATGggttatgggggtgaaattgggtcaaaaatggagaaagttactattagtaatatcttgacaaatattgcgaatatttttgaaagctatgAGCCGTTTAATATGATACATActtccacaacttccaatgcataatacttaactatagtacaaatagttattatttaataattcttcaaagtttgatgtgtaaatagccatcaaataacatctcagaaaaaatctcatgtccagcattatacagaacttctaaaattgtaaatattggatagaatgattCTTTAAAGTCTTACCAGATGAGTTATTACTGATTTTGAAAacctaaattttttttccattcgaatttcaatatttttggaataatctcttatttacactgagtaGGGGTGAGAAtggcacaaaattgaattccatgccaaaccaatatccTGCAGTAATCTCgcgaagtgacgcaagcgccagagggaagaGTTtccagtacgagactttttgcaaaattgcatgtacaatcagcatacgcgtacattacgaaaatttgATCTGTACAGTGTACAATTGatcgaaaaacattgccatcggcttgatttaaaaaaaaaatcactggagggttgtgtccgagacacgaccgtatagttgacgtaggattccgtaaggctatctgttgattttggatatgtttgaagagttacatcgttaaactctttgataatgatttggttttaatgtatcatgtatttgcaatgacgatttcccccaggcagcttggttttgatgtctctgttggggaacacatttcggagggaacaaaagctccccctacttttatgtatttgcaatgccgatttccccccggGAAgcgtggttttgatgtctctgttagggaacacatttcgatgggaagAAAAACTCCCCCTACGTTTATGTAttcgcaatgctgatttcccccaggcagcttggttctgaTGTTTCTATTTGGGAatatatttcggtaggaacaaaagttccccctactttcatgtatttacaatgccgatttccctcaggcagcttggttttgatgtctctgttagggaatacttttcggtgggaacaaaagcccaatagttagtttcatgacatatattattttcttcaatataaaaaaattgttatggagtgccggaatctatagacgcaaaaatctcatgaatgactgagcaataagcgtttgaaattggacaattttcatgatgtgctcgattttcgattttcaatttgcaccccaatatgttcccgaaagacgtaatcctacgtcaaaatgcagttttatttaagctatggtaccaacgccagtttgttgtggaaacagcaaattttaatcgctgattccacaaccgattggcgttcatccatcaaagaaTGCGAGATTCTGTTCccaattattttcttcaaaatgccgccgttgagcggagcatgagaaagcatcagggagaaaagttctacaaattttccgattttgtaaTATGCGTCGAGCAGGGTAACggagttgagaacccgattgtaacaattatggacagcaccattttttttttccaatccaaaatgcaattgaaaacattgaaaacataagatAATGCCGCCCGAAATCATCCGATGTAAAGCACCCaccaaacattaag
The Toxorhynchites rutilus septentrionalis strain SRP chromosome 2, ASM2978413v1, whole genome shotgun sequence genome window above contains:
- the LOC129769332 gene encoding uncharacterized protein LOC129769332 isoform X1, with the protein product MDLACNRPLTFSGSDFGATFWLFLHSNTVLKSREDQNKIFLELFETLDLTVNSEVLYVIQAQDHYEIRKVFKYSSLHPSANELFGYWKEGHFIQLNLSAQVNTIRRWNLHGVKLNALVICGPEDSSATKVSTALTATMAIMLNTTTNFRCIKSWDNELLNFLQTDINSLGVTPDYMTPERLKYVRFLTVTGPTDYKFIFRSPKLSYTDNVFALSFHKQVWLSILMTILLASILQMIIFRLKTQQSESKNNLDGFSGVLLNMISIVSQLDSLDNSRSVSSRTLNVVMLISLMFLYICFSASIIALIQSPSDRIRTLEDLLHSGMQLAAQNSSINLNFMKVSIPCLHVHVLYFYPKPSQMESELYRTQIYKRIASTNDFVPLNEGADRIRAGLYAFHGVTSQVYQYMSEYYGEDEKCNLQTINFLRPLDGYYAIGKKSPFLEHVKIGLLKLQEFGYQGRAIATSYTRKPRCIGDSVFVPISMIDAKFAIELVAFSMVLVLAILGCEMLEFRCHILKRSRIWIGEKSLIMKKRIITKHT
- the LOC129764619 gene encoding superoxide dismutase [Cu-Zn], with protein sequence MLKYFGCSQFLLVASILVSLISCAKLTRRALVDDVEFITPSGLGLAGLAPLGPSGFRGIEILPRPQPSWRAGATLVADNPEQQIMGVISFKQWAPGHVETVINVTGLPTGKHAVHVHAFGDMREGCKSTGPHFRSSIIGNIDVKEDGSAVIDFHSPYINLFGYAGIVGRSIVIHEKPSEIYRFPDLSINNPVSFQGEEDTVGARIACGIITILDNVSSM
- the LOC129769332 gene encoding uncharacterized protein LOC129769332 isoform X2, with the protein product MDLACNRPLTFSGSDFGATFWLFLHSNTVLKSREDQNKIFLELFETLDLTVNSEVLYVIQAQDHYEIRKVFKYSSLHPSANELFGYWKEGHFIQLNLSAQVNTIRRWNLHGVKLNALVICGPEDSSATKVSTALTATMAIMLNTTTNFRCIKSWDNELLNFLQTDINSLGVTPDYMTPERLKYVRFLTVTGPTDYKFIFRSPKLSYTDNVFALSFHKQVWLSILMTILLASILQMIIFRLKTQQSESKNNLDGFSGVLLNMISIVSQLDSLDNSRSVSSRTLNVVMLISLMFLYICFSASIIALIQSPSDRIRTLEDLLHSGMQLAAQNSSINLNFMKMESELYRTQIYKRIASTNDFVPLNEGADRIRAGLYAFHGVTSQVYQYMSEYYGEDEKCNLQTINFLRPLDGYYAIGKKSPFLEHVKIGLLKLQEFGYQGRAIATSYTRKPRCIGDSVFVPISMIDAKFAIELVAFSMVLVLAILGCEMLEFRCHILKRSRIWIGEKSLIMKKRIITKHT